The DNA segment AACCATCAAATATTATGTTGAGGGCTGATGGTCGTTTGGTGCTAATAGACTTTGGTACAGCGCGGTCAGTGACAGGAACTTACATAGCCAAGCAAGCGGTGGGACAGGTTACAGGCGTTATTTCCGCAGGTTACACACCTTCAGAACAAATTAACGGTCAAGCTGTACAGCAGTCAGATTTTTTCGCCTTGGGACGTACTTTCATTTATTTACTCACAGGAAAAGAACCATCTGACCCAACAATTTATAATTATTTAAAAGATGAATTACACTGGCGTGATGGGCTACTCTCCAGTGAAAGCAATAGTGTTCCGCCTACTGTAGGCTATGGCGTTCCACCCACCGTAGGCGATCGCACAAATATTCTGCCACAGTTTGCAGATTTACTTGATCAAATGATGGAGCGTTTACCCGGTCAACGCCCACAAAATACCCATATAATTTTGCAACGGTTAGCAGATATTGAAAAAAATTTGCACCCATCCTCACCGCCGCCACCAAAACCAAAAGGATGGACGAGACGACGGTTAATTACAGTAGTTGGCTTCAGTAGTCTAGGGTTAACTGGGGCTTTAGCTATATCTAGATTATTACCAAAGACGACTGTTATTGTGTCTCAAGAAGGCGGTGGCGACTATAAAACGATTGGTGCAGCGATGCAAAATGCTCAACCAGGGATGCGTATTTTGGTACGTCCTGGTCTCTACCAAGAAAGTTTAGTACTCGACAAAGCATTAAAAATTATTGGTGATGGGGCGAAGGCGGAAATTATCATCGAAAGTAAAGGTGCAAGTTGCCTTGTAGTGAAAACTGACCAAGCTGAAATCAGAGGTTTGACTTTCCGTAGTCGTGCGGGAACGGAAAATAAGCAATATTTTGCTGTAGATATATCTCAAGGACAGATAATTTTAGCAGACTGTGATATTACATCTGATTCATTGTCGGGAATTGGTATTCATGGTGCTACAGCTAACCCAGTCATTCAAAAATGCCAAATTCACGATGGTAAACAAAGTGGAATTTATCTGTATGAAAATAGTCGCGGAACAATCGAAGATTGTGATCTCTTTGGGAATACAACTACAGAAATCACAGTTGATGCAGCACAACCGATAATTCGTCGCTGCAAAATACGCCAAGATAAAGAAGGCGGTATTCTATTTCGTAATCAGGCTCAAGGAACTGTAGAAGATTGCGATATCTTCAACAATAATCTATCAGGCATAGAAATTAGGGATAGTAGCAACCCCATCATTCAAAAATGCCGAATCCACGATAACCAACAAGGTGATGGTATCTTAGTTCACCTCAACGGACGTGGGACAGTGGAAGATTGTAATATTTTTGGTAATGGTTTTTCTGGTGTAGAAATTAGAGACAGGGGAAATCCTGTAATTCGTAGATGTAATATCAATAAGAATAAATATTATGGTGTGTACGCGTACAAAAACAGTATGGGTACAGTGGAAAACTGTGATTTAACTGGTAATATTCGCAGTGCTATTAATGTCGATGAAACTTCTCAATTACAGCGTAGCGGCAATGTAGAGTAGGTAGAAACCTCAACAAATATCCTCAGTATTCCAAACAACACAGTATTACACCAGTATCATCATGAGCAACATTCCCCAAGCCGGACAGCCAGCACCAGATTTCTCAACTCCTGACCAGAACGGTAATTTAGTGAGTCTGAATGATTTTCAGGGTCAATGGGTTGTCATATATTTCTACCCCAAAGATGACACCCCTGGGTGTACCACAGAAGCCAAAGATTTCACAGGTTTACATCAGGAATTTAATCAATTAGGAGCAAAAATTTTAGGAGTCAGTCCCGACTCTGGTAAGGCACACTGCAAATTTATTGACAAACATAATTTATCGATTAACCTATTAAGTGACCCTGAACATCAACTCATAGAGGCCTATGGTGCTTGGCGGTTAAAGAAATTTATGGGCAAAGAATATATGGGTGTAGCGCGTTCAACTTTTCTGATATCAACTGATGGCATCATCGCCTATGCTTGGCCTAATGTCAAAACTAAAGGTCATGCTCAAGCAGTGTTAAATAAGTTACAAGAATTAATTAATAGTTAAATTAGGTTATGACAAATATCAGCGCAGTAAACAGTCATTGACTGATGCTGCGTTTTGTATATTTTTATAATAGATACTACATGACAAAATTTTTACATACAATAAATAGATATAGTGTTTCTTGATTTAGTTAGTACACCTCGTTGAGTTTAAGAGCTAGAGACTAGGGTTAGAGGCTTGTGGTGTCTGAAATTTATGTAATTAGGAAGTGCTTAAGTTGTTTGTTTGCTGAAATATGGTTCAATTTATCCCAGCAAAAAATATCGGACTTGGTTATCTGCAAGAAAGATTTGGTCTGCGATTATCAGCAGATGAAGTTTTTTTCAAGGAATGGTTTGATTCATTACCAGAAATCACCGATTTAGAAAAGCAATATTTAGACAGAGTTAAAACCAATTTCCTAAATTTAGTACAAAGACCAGCAATTCTAGAGAATGCTTTTAAAACGAAAAAATGAACTATATGAAGTCCTGGCAATATTAAAAAAATTAAGTCAAATATTAAGTTAATACCTATGTCTAATCGTCCTATATATCTTGACTGCCACGCTACCACACCTCTAGATGAACAAGTATTAGCAGTAATGCTTCCCTACTTTACAGAAAAATTTGGCAACCCGGCTAGTATCGGTCATATTTACGGTTGGGAAGCAGAAGCGGCTGTGAAACAAGCACGGGAAATTTTAGCAGCAGAAATTAACGCTAGTCCAGAAGAAATTATCTTTACTAGTGGGGCTACAGAAGCGAATAATTTAGCAATTAAAGGTGTAGCTGAGGCTTATTTTCAAAAAGGTCAGCATATTATCACTGTTGCAACGGAACATCATGCTGTAATTGACCCTTGTGAATATTTAAAAACACTTGGTTTTGAGATAACTATTTTGTCAGTCCAAGCAGATGGATTAATTGATTTAGCCCAATTAGAAAAAGCTTTGCGTCCTGAGACAATTTTAGTATCGGTGATGGCGGCTAATAACGAAATTGGTGTGTTGCAACCTTTGGCAGAAATTGGGGAGATGTGCCGCACTCACAATATAATTTTTCACACAGATGCAGCCCAAGCTATTGGCAAAATTCCTCTGGATGTGCAAGCGATGAACATCGATTTGATGTCTCTGACAGCCCACAAAGTTTACGGGCCTAAGGGTATTGGTGCATTATACGTCCGCAGGCGCAATCCCAGAGTCCAACTCGCACCCCAGCAGCATGGCGGCGGACATGAACGGGGGATGCGTTCTGGGACGTTGTACACACCGCAAATTGTCGGTTTTGCCAAAGCTGTAGAAATCGCCCTCGCAGAACAGACAACAGAAAATCAACGCCTCACTCAGTTAAGGGATAGATTGTGGTCACAACTTGCACAACTGGAAGGAATACACCTCAACGGACATCCCACCCAGAGACTAGCCGGAAACTTGAATATCAGCATTGAAGGTGTTGACGGCGCTGCACTCCAGTTGGGTTTACAGCCTGTTGTGGCTGTGTCTTCCGGTTCCGCTTGTTCCTCCACCAAAACTGCGCCCTCCCACGTCCTCACAGCCTTAGGAAGCCCAGAAAAGCTAGCCTATGCTTCAATTCGCTTTGGTATTGGACGCTTTAATACAGCAGAAGAAATTGATATAGTAGCGAAACACGCGATCGCTACTATTCAAAGTTTACGCAAACAAGCAACTTTGGTATAGACAACAATTTATTCCCAACCGTCAACCGTCAATTAATAAGGGTCTGAATCGAACCTCCCCCGTTTCACACTCCTGAAGTAATAACCCCTGGCTGGTGGGTTATTCAAGTCAAAAGTTTCGCCACAGGGGACGCGCCAAATTTTGTAGTCGGAATATGTCAGTGGTGTTCGGGGTTTGCATATTTCTGGGGGATGGTCGCCTAAGACGAAATAGGCGGCATTTCTCCCCAAGACTTTTGCCTTACCATATTTATCTACAACAACTGATGTCTCCTCACTAATGGCTATCCCTAAGGCACTTCTAGACACACCATCTTGAATTTGTCGGGCAATAAAAGCCATTATCCGTCCCATGCGCTTACGACTATCAAAGTGGGTGTCGATAATGGTTCCTCGCAAATGTGACCATTGGAAGAAGTTGTAGGTAAAGGTAATATTCTGGTAAGGGTCTTCAAGTGCGTCTTTGGTTTCGATGGGGTCTTCACAAGCACAAGCGTCGTAGATGAAATCACTCATAATCATCGCTCCGGCACTAGTGCCGCCAACGGCTCCGCCTCTGCGGTAAACTGATGCTACAGCTTTCTCTAACTTGGTGTTTTTCCAGCTACGAATATATTGGCATTGGTCACCGCCTGCAAAGAAAACTACACCAGCATTGAGGACTTTCTGGACAATATCATCTCTGTTAGCATCTTGGCGATTGCTGATAACCAGCGTCTGCACGGAGTTTACACCGGACATTCGATAAATCAGGTGATTGTAGTCATTCCCGCCGTAAGCGCGGAGAACAACAACGTTAACCTTAGCGGTTCCCCTGACTTGGTGAATCATCCACTGAATAGCCGCTTCCACATCCGGGCCGCCCCCACCTAAGTTAAGGACAGGGCCAGCTAGGGCAGGAAGAACCTCGACAGTGTTGCCCTGAAACAAGAGTTTCAGGTATGCTGTAAGACGGGATATAAAATTCTTCCAGCACTTTGCTATATTTGGGAATGCCCTTGTCATACGAACCTTTTGGAGCAAACTGCAACTATTGCTTAATTTCGCACTCCAAAGGCTAAAATTCCCAGCGTACAGGGCTTGTACTGTTTGTTAGCGCTGGATAACGCCAAGTAATTATTGATTCCCTGAGTTCGTCTGCGAAAACCCCAGCTTATCTTTACATTTTGTTACCATTCAACTTGCGATCGCTCTTTCACCACTCGTTGATAAACAGCTTCGGTTTGTTGGGCTAATTTTGGCCAGCTAAAGCGATGTTCTAAATCCTTATAGGCGTTATCAATCAGCCATTGACTATAACCCGGATTTTTCAAAACTTCTAGAATTCCCCAAGCCAAAGAATCGTGGTTATTCACCCAAGTTACGATACCTGTTCGGGTATGTTGCACTACCTCAGGGAAGCCGCCTGTATCGGATACCACTACGGGAACCCGCGAGGCGAAGCTTTCTAAAGCTACAATCCCAAAGGGTTCATAAAGGCTGGGAAATACTGCACAATCAGCCACAGTTTGGAATTTGTCCAAATATTCATCGGAAAGAAAACCAGTAAAGTAACATTTGTGCCAAATTCCTAAATCCCAAGCCTGGCGTTTGAGATTATCAGTATTACCACCACCAACAATCACAAATTTCACGTAGCCGCCCATCTCCGATAGAACTTTGGGAGCTGCATTGAGCAAATTTGATACACCTTTTTCATAGGTCATGCGACCAACGTAGTAGACAATCTTCTCATGGTCTTCGGCAAATTGACGACGAAAATCTTGAGCATGAAAATCTTCGTGGTGCTGTTTCTTTTCTGGTCGGATACCGTTATAAATCACATCGATTTTATCCCAGGGACTTTCTAAGGTGCGCTCTACTTCTTGGCGCATATAGTTGGTACAGACGATAATTCGCCAGGCGTTGTAGGCGAGTAAGTTTTCTTTAGTGTGGATATAGCGTTGGGTTTCGTTGTGAATACCGTTGTAGCGTCCGTATTCTGTGGCGTGGATGGTAGCAATCAGGGGAATTTTAAAGTTATGCTTGAGAGCGATCGCTGCATCTCCTACTAGCCAATCATGAGCATGGATTAAATCAAAGGGCCCTTCCTCAGCAATTAACTTCCCACCATGATGTCCCATGCTTTGGTTCAGATTGACCACCCAGTGAAAAAAGTCATGACTATAAGAAACTGGTACTCGATGTACGTGTATTCCCTCCACGACTTCGTACATCGATGCTTGACCGACTTCTACCGTAATTAGATGGATTTCATGCCCTAGCTTTACCAGTTCAGGGTATAGTTCCGCTACATGACGAGCAATACCGCCAACTATTCTCGGTGGAAATTCCCAACTTAGTACCAATATCTTCATTGACTAGACTCCCCAATGCTTTCAGCAATTAAAAATTAAGAAAACTCCTAATGGTCAGCATTTTGGCTTTTGTGACCTTGGAACGTAAAAGAACGTTAGCTGATAAATATCTAAAAATATGAGATTGACACTTACACAGAATTTGGTTACTAAAATTTTCGGATTTTTTTACATTTTTTGCGGTTTTGGTGAGAAAAAGTTATGCGGGCTTTGATGAAGGTCTTTAGATTAGCCGATTAAAGCCAAACTAAAATGAAGTCTCTTACCCCCCACCAGTAGATGGAGTGTAAAATCTAAGATATAAAATTAGAAAAGCTTATAGTATACATTTTTCCACTAATAACTATCAAAAGGAACAATTTTGAATTTTGATGGAGTCTAATTAGATATATTTTTACGTGTATTTACGTACACCAAAAATTAGTTTTTACAATATCTAGATTTGAATCTTGATGATATCCTATCAGCGCAGGCATATCATTAGTTATTAGCTGAAGTTAATACTAGTTATGGTTGTTTAAAAGTGAAGTGACAAAAAATACAAAAATGTAGAAGGTACATTCTGCCCTTCTACATTCTTGGTTAGCATGATTGTGATTAAATGCGCTGCATAATTTTCCGATGGTTCACCTAATGCAGATACGCAAGATGAGATGTCAAGCCTAGTTAGCTGGAAAGATTGCCAAGCTAGGAACACTAAGCTATTATCTCTAACTTTGATCTAAACGCAATACAGCCATAAAAGCTTCCTGGGGTACATCGACTGTACCGACGGATTTCATCCGCTTTTTACCTTTTGCTTGTTTCTGCAAGAGTTTCTTCTTCCGGCTGATGTCACCGCCATAACACTTGGCGAGTACATCTTTACGCAAGGCGGGAATATGTTCGCTGGCGATGACTTTGCTACCAATAGACGCTTGAATGGGGACTTTAAATTGATGGCGGGGAATTAATTCCTTGAGTTTTTCCGCCATTGAACGTCCCATACCATAGGCTTTATCTCGGTGAACAATCATCGCCAAGGAATCCACAGGATCACCATTAATCATGATGTCCAACTTCACCAAGGGGTTCTCGCGGTAGCCGATGAGGTGATATTCCATACTGGCATAACCACGCGATCGCGATTTCATTTGGTCGAAAAAGTCGGTAACAACTTCTGCCAAAGGAATTTCGTAGGTGAGGGTGGTACGTCCTTGGGTGAGATATTTCATATCTTTGAAGATACCCCGGCGATTTTGCGACAACTCCATCAAAGTGCCGACATAGGTTTCCGGTGTAATCATTTCCACCTTCACGTATGGTTCCTCAATCCTTTCGCGATCGTTGGGGGCTGGTAAATGGCTAGGATTATCTATATACAGTTCTTCGCCTTTGGTGGTGATGACTTTATACACCACCGAGGGGGCTGTAATAATTAAATCTAGGTCATACTCTCTTTCCAAGCGTTCCTGGACGATTTCCATGTGCAGCAAACCCAAGAACCCACAACGGAACCCAAAACCCATCGCGCTAGAGGTTTCTGGTTCATATTGCAGCGCAGCATCATTGAGCCTCAACTTCTCTAAGGCTTCCCGCAAATCTTCAAATTGGTCAGCATCGATGGGGAACATTCCACAAAAAACCATTGGGTTGGCTTCTGTGTATCCCGGTAAAGCTTCTGTTGCTTTGGCGTTGCATAAGGTGATAGTGTCACCCACTCGCGCATCAGCTACTGCTTTAATTGCTGCACCGAAATAACCCACCTCCCCAGCGTGCAGTTCATTGACTGGTTTTTGGGTGGGAGAAAGAACGCCTAATTCATCGATTTCGTATTCTTTCTCGGAAGCCATGAGATAGACGCGATCGCCTTTTTTCACTGTTCCATCCATTACCCGGAAGTATACAATGACACCGCGATATATGTCATAGTAACTATCGAAGATTAATGCTCGTAAGCGCTGATCAACTGTATTGGGTGGTGGTGGTACACGCTCAACAACGGCTTCGAGAATTTCATTAATACCGATTCCTTCTTTAGCCGAAGCGAGAATTGCCCCACTGCAATCTAGACCAATAATTTCTTCAATTTCGCCGACTACCCGGTCTGGTTCTGCCCCTGGTAAGTCGATTTTGTTCAGAACTGGGATAATTTCTAGATTATGTTCGAGAGCTAAATATACGTTTGCCAGAGTTTGCGCCTCAACCCCTTGAGATGCGTCTACCACTAACAAAGCTCCCTCACACGCTGCCAAACTGCGGGAAACTTCATAGGAAAAGTCCACATGGCCAGGCGTATCAATTAAATTCAGTACATACTGCTGCCCATCTTTGGCTTGATAATTCATCCGGGCAGCTTGCAGCTTAATTGTAATGCCGCGCTCCCGTTCCAAATCCATGTTGTCGAGAAACTGTTCCTTCATTTGCCGCTCGTCAACAGTGCCAGTGGCTTGCAGTAAGCGATCGGCCAGGGTAGATTTCCCATGATCGATGTGAGCAATAATACAAAAATTGCGAATGCGAACTGCGGGAACGTCAGTCATATACTAATCTGTGCTGAAGCAGCAACCAAGGTTAAAAGAGCATTTTACTTCATGTATTTTAATGCTTTATTAGCCAACGCGCATTAAGAAGGCAAAAGGTGGAACAATTCAAAATTCAAAATTCAAAATTCAAAATACCCTACGGGAAGCTAAAGCTACAAAATTCAAAATTAGGAATCAATGACTTACCCACCACTCCCTACACTCTAATCATTCTGGTCGTAAATCGTTGGATAGTTCCACAATCCCCCTAGACCCGTCGATTCTGACTCGTTGACCATCTTGCAGAATCCAGGTTGCGCCTTTAACATCCATCACCGCAGGTATACCGTATTCTCGCGCGACGATCGCCCCGTGGGAAAGTCTACCACCGGCTTCAGCAACTAATCCTCCTGCCCTAACTAACAAAGGGGCCCAGCCGGAATCTGTATAGGGTACTACCAGTATTGTATCTTTGTCGATGTCTGGTAAGTTCTGTAAGTTTCGCACCACTTTGATTCTGCCTTCGGCTTGTCCATGACTGGCGGCAATACCTTGTAATATTTGGTCAGAGTAAATATCTGTGGTTTCTGAAGGATGAGGGGGTATATTGCCGTATACTACCAGGGGGACTTGTTCAATTTGACTATCTTGGTGAAATTGCGATCGCCTAAATTTGATCAGTTCGTTTAAGCTAACTCTTAACTCATCATTGGTATCTGCTAATAAATTTCGTAATTCATCCAACTCTAAAAAGAAGATATCGCCTGCTTCCTTCAGTACCCCCGATTTCAGCAGAATTTTTTCTAAAGCTACAAATCTCCACCGTAATTCGGCTAATAGCCGGGAATAAAGCTCGGTGACTCGTCCTTTAATATCTACTCGTCGTTGTACAGTCCCGCGTTTGCGTTTCGGTGCAACAACTTTCCTCGCTTCTAATTCGGCTTTTTCTGGCTCGCTGAGTTGAATTAACTGGACAAATAACTGTTTGATGGGTTGGGGGTCTTCTTTCCAAGTGGGGACGGCAATATTTGTGCCGACATCACTCAAATAACCGTAATCTTCCAATAGTTCGTTAAATTCATACAGAATCTTTTCTCCCCCTGGGACTTGCGCCAATTTATCGAAGACTTGCTCAGGTTCACACTCTGGTAATACCTGTTTGGCATCTACAGCTAAAGCTCTGAGTGAGCGTAAAGCGGCTACTTCTGGGGTGACACTATTATCAATTTGCTCATCTTTCACCCGGAAAACTCCCTGTCTGATGGCGGCACTCAGGGGAGCTAAAATGCTGTAGTAAGTGCCACGGCGCATCAATTCTAGGTTGAAATCAATCCCGGCTAGCAGTTCCTCTATCTCTTGTTCCTCTAGGGACGCATTGGCTAATTGAGATAACCCCGGAATAAATACCTTTTGGTAATCTTGTTTAAAGTCTTTTTCTAAATTGAGTTCCTGTTTCAGTAACTTGAGTAATCCCGGCAGATTTTGTAAGGTTGACTGCAACGGTGGTTTACTGATTTTTGCACCTCTTGTTAAAAACTCTAAACTTTCTGGCGGTAATCCCATCCTGAGGAAAATTTCTCCCAGGAGAGAGGCATTAAAATAAGCTCTAGAATAGTGCAGGGTTGCCGTTTCTGTAAAATCTAATCCTGTAGAGCGATCGCCTAATACTATCGTAAAAATATCACCCCAAACCCCACAAGTTAAGGGACGATTAATCGACCAAGTTAAGGGATGCACCACACCGGGAATCACTTCCGCCGCGATTTTCCTTGTCCAGATGGGTAATAAGGTCGTGATTGGTCTTGCTTGCAATAACCACAGGGTTTGTCCGTCGTAACTCCACTCAATGTCTTGCGGTACTCCCAAGTAACGCTTTTCTAGCCGACGAGCTAAGTAAGCCACTTGTTTAATTAATGCCTGCGGTACTCTTCCTGTGCCTTCTAGTTTTACCGAGGACAAATTATCAGCCTCCAGCACAAAAGCCCGATATTGCTCTGGTGTGACTTTGCCAGAAACAACTTGAGTCGGGCTACCGGGTAAAGCTTCGATAATCACCGCATCACCTTGCTGGGTAATAGGATCACGGCTAAAAGCTACCCCAGAATAGGCACTTTGGACTTGTTGTTGAATCAGAACTGACATGGCTGTGTCGGGTAGACCGCGATCGCGCCGATACTGCACAGCAGGTGGATAATTATATGATTCTCTGACTTCTGTAATAGCTTGTTGTAGTTGCTGATAACTGGCAACTTGTAAAACTGTTAAATATTGCCCAGCCGCCGAAGCCTGTTCTGAGTCTTCCCCAATGGCGGAAGAACGGACGACCAGGGGTGATAATTCGGAAGGTTGGAGAAACTCTAATAATTTTTCTGGATCATCTCCAGGAGTGAGTACCCAACCCTTGGGTACTTGATAACCCCAGCGCTTAATTTGAGATAAAGTAGCGGCTTTCTGTCCCACGATCGCCGGATCTAACTCATCATCTAAACTGAGGATGATATCGTTGCCTTGTAAATATTCAAATACGCCTTGTGACTCTGAATCTACCTCTTGGGAAGACAAATCCAAGTCGTCAGGAATTTTTTTATAAATCCACCATAACAATCCTGCGAGTGCTACAGCACTAATAATCTTAGGAAAATCTTCGGCGTGGAGAAGCACCACAAATAAAGGAAACACAAATAAGACTCCGTACTTTACCACATTTCTCGACTGCAACAGGGTGAAGCTGATAATTGCCAACAGACTCACAAAGATTGTGAGCAGGGGATCATGTACTAATAGTCCCCAAACGACGTTGGTTGTCCCCGCCCCTCTGCCCATAAAGTACCTGCCGAGTACCAAAGCTATCAAGGAAAGCAATTCCCAAAATGACCCCTCAGGGAAAAAAGCACGAGCAAGATAAATTGCGGCGACTCCTTTGAGGGCTTCGGATACAACCGCTAAAATCCCTGCAATGGTGCCACCGTGGTAAAAAGCTGCGGAGACACTGACATTTTTTGTACCTATGTGAGCTAAACGTCTCTTCTTGAGCGCGTAAGTAATCCAAGCAATTACAGGTAACGCGCCCAAGAAGGGACAGACAATTAATATAACTAAGGCACCCCAAAGTTCTCTCATTTATGAATTTTTGATTTGAGATTAATCTTGCACTTAAAACCTCAAATCTTCAATATCTAAAGTTTTTCTACAATTTTGGCTGCTGATTCTGGGGATGTTGTTAGTCGCTTGACGAAGACACATGATGGAAATCTATGAGGACTCACGCAATGAAAACTTGTGAGGGTTCAGGGGTATGAGGATATGAGGGTTTAATAGATTTGATTCTTACCCTATACCCCTAATGGGTATGTTTTCATGTGTAAGCCCTCACTGTATTTCTGTTGTCCCTCTAAGCTATTACACGCTCAGTTGAGTGCGTAAGCTGCTTGTAACGCCCAAATAATCAAACCAGCGATCGCTCCCAACAGTAATACTGTAGAGACGGTGACTACCTTAGGGGAGTCGGCCCCTTCAAATTTCATAATTCCGCGATTTAAGTCGGACATAACTTTGTAATCCTCCTTTTTGACTGGGCTAATTTACCCGTTTTGATTTTAGTCTTTCTATTCGCTGATCAGGCGAAATTACTAATAATATTTTGTTTAAGCTTTGCAACATTTCCATCACCAATTTTACTTACTCCTCCAGACTATTTGTTCAGTTTTATACGAAAAAATCAGGCTTAAGGAATAGAGAATAGGTGATGAGGAATTGAGCAAAAGTCTATGTTCGCTAAATTTGAGAGGAAATATTCAATCAAATGAGGGTAATCTTTTATTGGGAAAAAATCAGTATAATCATTTACTTTAAATTTAGTTGTTTTCCGCGTTTAAGGAAAGGTTGGTGATAAATGAAATTAGTATTAACAATGATTTCGCTCATAACCATAGGATTGCTGGCGCTGGAGATAGGGTTGCGATCGCTCTTTGGTTTTGGTAATCCTTTGGTTTACATCGGGGATCAGCACATTGGTTACTTGTTGGCTCCTAACCAGCGTACCCGTCGCTTTGGTAATCGCATAGAAATCAATGAATATTCTATGCGTAGTAAGGCGATCGCCAAGATACCTGCACCCGCCACACTGCGAGTTCTACTGTTGGGGGATTCGATTATTAACGGTGGTTGGTGGACAGATCAAACGAATACAATCTCTAATTTGATGACAACTTCCCTTAGTTCATCAACTCATGACAATTATCGACAAGTGGAGGTACTGAATGCTTCGGCTAATTCCTGGGGGCCGAGAAACGAGCTAGCTTACTTGCAACGTTATGGTAACTTTCATGCCCAAATAATCGTATTAGTACTGAATACTGATGATTTATTTGCCACTGCACCGACATCTTTACCAGTAGGACGTGATCGCAACTATCCAGACAAAAAACCACCCCTAGCATTAATAGAAGTATGGCAGCGTTACATCCAAAAACCCCAGTCAATCCCAGAATTAGTTGCATTGCAGAAAGAAGGGGGCGATCGTGTAGGGATTAATCTAGATGCGATTGGTAAAATTCAAGCATTCGCTCATGAAAACAATAGCCAATTTCTGCTAGTGATGACTCCCTTATTACGAGAATTGGGCGAACCAGGCCCCCGTGATTACGAAATCACAGCACGTCAACGCCTGAAGGACTTTACTCAGTCTCAGGAGATGGCATATATAGACTTTTTACCAATATTCAACGCCACAAATAACTTCAAAGCCTTATACAGAGACCATATTCATCTCAGCTTACAAGGAAATCAGCTAGTCAGTAAAGAAATTGAGCAAGCGATCGCTTCTTTTACTCATACAAAATAGGACGCTTATTTGATTTTAGCCATACATACTCTACACCATTCTGAATTACCCATTACTTTCCCGAATCCAGAGTGCCAAACCGCCACCACGTCCACGGGCGGCAATAAAATCTTGTGTCACTATAAAGAAAGCAAAGAATGCTTGTTTAGCGATGGATT comes from the Nostoc sp. PCC 7120 = FACHB-418 genome and includes:
- the lepA gene encoding translation elongation factor 4, producing the protein MTDVPAVRIRNFCIIAHIDHGKSTLADRLLQATGTVDERQMKEQFLDNMDLERERGITIKLQAARMNYQAKDGQQYVLNLIDTPGHVDFSYEVSRSLAACEGALLVVDASQGVEAQTLANVYLALEHNLEIIPVLNKIDLPGAEPDRVVGEIEEIIGLDCSGAILASAKEGIGINEILEAVVERVPPPPNTVDQRLRALIFDSYYDIYRGVIVYFRVMDGTVKKGDRVYLMASEKEYEIDELGVLSPTQKPVNELHAGEVGYFGAAIKAVADARVGDTITLCNAKATEALPGYTEANPMVFCGMFPIDADQFEDLREALEKLRLNDAALQYEPETSSAMGFGFRCGFLGLLHMEIVQERLEREYDLDLIITAPSVVYKVITTKGEELYIDNPSHLPAPNDRERIEEPYVKVEMITPETYVGTLMELSQNRRGIFKDMKYLTQGRTTLTYEIPLAEVVTDFFDQMKSRSRGYASMEYHLIGYRENPLVKLDIMINGDPVDSLAMIVHRDKAYGMGRSMAEKLKELIPRHQFKVPIQASIGSKVIASEHIPALRKDVLAKCYGGDISRKKKLLQKQAKGKKRMKSVGTVDVPQEAFMAVLRLDQS
- a CDS encoding glycerol-3-phosphate acyltransferase, with product MRELWGALVILIVCPFLGALPVIAWITYALKKRRLAHIGTKNVSVSAAFYHGGTIAGILAVVSEALKGVAAIYLARAFFPEGSFWELLSLIALVLGRYFMGRGAGTTNVVWGLLVHDPLLTIFVSLLAIISFTLLQSRNVVKYGVLFVFPLFVVLLHAEDFPKIISAVALAGLLWWIYKKIPDDLDLSSQEVDSESQGVFEYLQGNDIILSLDDELDPAIVGQKAATLSQIKRWGYQVPKGWVLTPGDDPEKLLEFLQPSELSPLVVRSSAIGEDSEQASAAGQYLTVLQVASYQQLQQAITEVRESYNYPPAVQYRRDRGLPDTAMSVLIQQQVQSAYSGVAFSRDPITQQGDAVIIEALPGSPTQVVSGKVTPEQYRAFVLEADNLSSVKLEGTGRVPQALIKQVAYLARRLEKRYLGVPQDIEWSYDGQTLWLLQARPITTLLPIWTRKIAAEVIPGVVHPLTWSINRPLTCGVWGDIFTIVLGDRSTGLDFTETATLHYSRAYFNASLLGEIFLRMGLPPESLEFLTRGAKISKPPLQSTLQNLPGLLKLLKQELNLEKDFKQDYQKVFIPGLSQLANASLEEQEIEELLAGIDFNLELMRRGTYYSILAPLSAAIRQGVFRVKDEQIDNSVTPEVAALRSLRALAVDAKQVLPECEPEQVFDKLAQVPGGEKILYEFNELLEDYGYLSDVGTNIAVPTWKEDPQPIKQLFVQLIQLSEPEKAELEARKVVAPKRKRGTVQRRVDIKGRVTELYSRLLAELRWRFVALEKILLKSGVLKEAGDIFFLELDELRNLLADTNDELRVSLNELIKFRRSQFHQDSQIEQVPLVVYGNIPPHPSETTDIYSDQILQGIAASHGQAEGRIKVVRNLQNLPDIDKDTILVVPYTDSGWAPLLVRAGGLVAEAGGRLSHGAIVAREYGIPAVMDVKGATWILQDGQRVRIDGSRGIVELSNDLRPE
- a CDS encoding RNA polymerase subunit sigma; its protein translation is MKFEGADSPKVVTVSTVLLLGAIAGLIIWALQAAYALN
- a CDS encoding SGNH/GDSL hydrolase family protein codes for the protein MKLVLTMISLITIGLLALEIGLRSLFGFGNPLVYIGDQHIGYLLAPNQRTRRFGNRIEINEYSMRSKAIAKIPAPATLRVLLLGDSIINGGWWTDQTNTISNLMTTSLSSSTHDNYRQVEVLNASANSWGPRNELAYLQRYGNFHAQIIVLVLNTDDLFATAPTSLPVGRDRNYPDKKPPLALIEVWQRYIQKPQSIPELVALQKEGGDRVGINLDAIGKIQAFAHENNSQFLLVMTPLLRELGEPGPRDYEITARQRLKDFTQSQEMAYIDFLPIFNATNNFKALYRDHIHLSLQGNQLVSKEIEQAIASFTHTK